In a genomic window of Micromonospora cremea:
- the rplC gene encoding 50S ribosomal protein L3, whose amino-acid sequence MDRQVKGILGAKLGMTQVWDNNRVVPVTVVEAGPCVISQVRSAEKDGYSAVQLAYGIIDPRKVKKPISGHYAKADVAPRRHIVELRTTDAGEYSLGQEVTVEEFPPGVSIDVTGKTKGKGYAGPMKRHGFHGLRASHGVERKHRSPGSIGACATPGRVFKGTRMAGRMGGVRYTVQNLTVQAVDTENNLLLVRGAIPGPKGALVLVRTAAKSKVKKGGAAK is encoded by the coding sequence ATGGACAGGCAAGTCAAGGGGATCCTGGGCGCCAAGCTCGGCATGACCCAGGTCTGGGACAACAACCGTGTTGTTCCCGTGACCGTGGTCGAGGCCGGCCCGTGCGTCATCAGCCAGGTTCGTAGCGCCGAGAAGGACGGTTACTCCGCGGTCCAGCTGGCGTACGGCATCATCGACCCGCGCAAGGTCAAGAAGCCGATCAGCGGGCACTACGCGAAGGCGGACGTGGCGCCGCGCCGGCACATCGTCGAGCTGCGCACCACGGACGCGGGGGAGTACTCGCTCGGCCAGGAGGTCACGGTCGAGGAGTTCCCGCCCGGCGTCTCGATCGACGTCACTGGCAAGACCAAGGGCAAGGGCTACGCCGGCCCGATGAAGCGGCACGGCTTCCACGGTCTGCGCGCCAGCCACGGTGTCGAGCGCAAGCACCGCTCGCCCGGCTCCATCGGCGCCTGCGCCACTCCGGGTCGTGTCTTCAAGGGCACCCGGATGGCCGGCCGGATGGGTGGCGTGCGGTACACCGTGCAGAACCTCACCGTCCAGGCGGTCGACACCGAGAACAACCTGCTGCTCGTCCGGGGTGCCATCCCTGGTCCCAAGGGCGCGCTGGTTCTGGTCCGTACCGCGGCCAAGAGCAAGGTGAAGAAGGGCGGTGCGGCCAAGTGA
- the rpsC gene encoding 30S ribosomal protein S3: MGQKVHPTGFRLGISTDWKSRWFADKLYKDYIGEDVKIRRMMSKGLERAGISKVDIERTRDRVRVDIHTARPGIVIGRKGAEADRIRGELEKLTGKQVQLNIIEVKNPESDAQLVAQGVAEQLSSRVSFRRAMRKAMQSAMKNPVVKGIRVQVSGRLGGAEMSRTEFYREGRVPLHTLRANIEYGFFEARTTFGRIGVKVWIYKGDAVPGREAPAEAGPSRPRRGERGDRPERPRRGRSGSSGTTAGGTEAGRAAATTIAQQAETPSGEPVDSAAVAATASAPAETQQEG; the protein is encoded by the coding sequence ATGGGTCAGAAGGTTCACCCCACTGGGTTCCGGCTCGGCATCTCGACCGACTGGAAGTCCCGCTGGTTCGCGGACAAGCTCTACAAGGACTACATCGGCGAGGATGTCAAGATCCGCCGCATGATGTCCAAGGGCCTCGAGCGCGCCGGCATCTCCAAGGTCGACATCGAGCGCACCCGCGACCGGGTCCGCGTCGACATCCACACCGCCCGGCCGGGCATCGTCATCGGCCGTAAGGGTGCGGAGGCCGACCGGATCCGCGGCGAGCTCGAGAAGCTCACCGGCAAGCAGGTGCAGCTGAACATCATCGAGGTGAAGAACCCCGAGTCGGACGCGCAGCTCGTCGCGCAGGGCGTGGCCGAGCAGCTGTCCAGCCGGGTCAGCTTCCGTCGGGCGATGCGCAAGGCCATGCAGTCCGCGATGAAGAACCCGGTCGTCAAGGGCATCCGTGTGCAGGTCTCGGGTCGTCTCGGCGGCGCCGAGATGAGCCGGACCGAGTTCTACCGCGAGGGCCGGGTTCCGCTGCACACGCTGCGGGCCAACATCGAGTACGGCTTCTTCGAGGCCCGTACCACCTTCGGCCGGATCGGCGTGAAGGTCTGGATCTACAAGGGCGACGCGGTTCCGGGTCGGGAGGCTCCGGCCGAGGCCGGTCCGTCGCGCCCGCGTCGTGGTGAGCGTGGCGACCGTCCGGAGCGGCCGCGCCGTGGTCGGTCCGGTTCGTCCGGCACGACCGCCGGTGGCACCGAGGCCGGCCGGGCTGCCGCGACCACCATCGCGCAGCAGGCCGAGACGCCGAGCGGCGAGCCGGTCGACAGCGCTGCTGTCGCTGCCACGGCTTCCGCTCCGGCAGAAACGCAGCAGGAGGGCTGA
- the rplN gene encoding 50S ribosomal protein L14 produces the protein MIQQESRLRVADNTGAREILCIRVLGGSGRRYASIGDVIVATVKDAIPGAGVKKGDVVKAVIVRTAKEKRRPDGSYIRFDENAAVIIKDGGDPRGTRIFGPVGRELRDKRFMKIISLAPEVL, from the coding sequence GTGATTCAGCAGGAGTCGCGACTGCGCGTCGCCGACAACACGGGTGCTCGGGAGATCCTGTGCATCCGGGTTCTCGGTGGCTCCGGTCGGCGCTACGCGAGCATCGGCGACGTCATCGTGGCCACCGTCAAGGACGCGATCCCGGGTGCCGGTGTGAAGAAGGGCGACGTCGTCAAGGCGGTCATCGTCCGCACCGCCAAGGAGAAGCGGCGGCCGGACGGCTCATACATCCGCTTCGACGAGAACGCTGCCGTCATCATCAAGGACGGCGGAGACCCGCGCGGTACCCGCATCTTCGGCCCGGTGGGCCGGGAGCTGCGGGACAAGCGGTTCATGAAGATTATTTCCCTCGCGCCGGAGGTGTTGTGA
- the rpsJ gene encoding 30S ribosomal protein S10 has translation MAGQKIRIRLKAYDHEVVDSSARKIVETVTRTGAQVAGPVPLPTEINRFCVIRSPHKYKDSREHFEMRTHKRLIDIIDPTPKTVDSLMRLDLPAGVDIEIKL, from the coding sequence ATGGCGGGACAGAAGATCCGCATCCGGCTCAAGGCCTATGACCACGAGGTCGTCGACTCCTCGGCTCGGAAGATCGTCGAGACGGTGACGCGCACCGGGGCGCAGGTCGCGGGCCCGGTGCCGCTGCCCACGGAGATCAACCGTTTCTGCGTTATCCGCTCGCCGCACAAGTACAAGGACTCGCGCGAGCACTTCGAGATGCGCACGCACAAGCGGCTGATCGACATCATCGACCCGACCCCGAAGACGGTCGACTCGCTCATGCGCCTCGACCTGCCGGCTGGCGTCGACATCGAGATCAAGCTGTAG
- the rplP gene encoding 50S ribosomal protein L16 produces the protein MLMPRKPPKGFRKPHHPDRSGASKGGNRVVFGEFGIQALEPAYVTNRQIESARIAMTRHIKRGGKVWITIFPDQALTKKPAETRMGSGKGSPEWWVANVKPGRVLFEMSFPNEQIAREAMRRAIHKLPMKCRIVTREVGES, from the coding sequence ATGCTGATGCCGCGCAAGCCCCCGAAGGGCTTCCGCAAGCCGCACCACCCGGACCGCAGTGGCGCGTCCAAGGGTGGTAACCGGGTGGTGTTCGGCGAGTTCGGGATCCAGGCTCTCGAGCCGGCGTACGTGACCAACCGCCAGATCGAGTCGGCGCGTATCGCGATGACCCGTCACATCAAGCGTGGTGGCAAGGTCTGGATCACGATCTTCCCGGACCAGGCCCTCACCAAGAAGCCGGCCGAAACCCGGATGGGTTCCGGTAAGGGTTCGCCCGAGTGGTGGGTCGCCAACGTCAAGCCGGGGCGGGTTCTCTTCGAGATGTCCTTCCCCAATGAGCAGATTGCGCGAGAGGCGATGCGTCGCGCGATCCACAAGCTCCCGATGAAGTGCCGCATTGTTACGCGCGAAGTGGGTGAATCCTGA
- the rpsH gene encoding 30S ribosomal protein S8, which yields MTMTDPIADMLTRLRNANQAYHDQVKMPYSKIKANIAEVLKAEGYIATWSVEEPEEGAVGKRLVVELKYGQNRERSLAGIKRVSKPGLRVYAKSDGLPRVLGGLGVAIISTSQGLLTDRQARKRSVGGEVLAFVW from the coding sequence ATGACGATGACCGACCCGATCGCAGACATGCTCACGCGTCTGCGTAACGCCAACCAGGCGTACCACGATCAGGTGAAGATGCCCTACTCCAAGATCAAGGCGAACATCGCCGAGGTCCTGAAGGCCGAGGGTTATATCGCCACCTGGTCGGTCGAGGAGCCCGAGGAGGGTGCCGTCGGCAAGCGACTGGTCGTCGAGCTGAAGTACGGCCAGAACCGGGAGCGGAGCCTGGCCGGAATCAAGCGCGTGTCCAAGCCCGGGCTCCGGGTGTACGCCAAGTCGGACGGGCTCCCGCGGGTGCTCGGCGGGCTGGGCGTGGCGATCATTTCGACGTCCCAGGGGCTGCTCACCGACCGGCAGGCCCGCAAGCGGAGTGTTGGCGGGGAAGTCCTCGCCTTCGTCTGGTAA
- the rplF gene encoding 50S ribosomal protein L6, with the protein MSRIGRKSIPVPAGVDITIDGQTVKVKGPKGQLQHTLAEPITIERAEDGQLSVNRPNDERKAKELHGLSRTLVANMIVGVTEGYRKSLEIAGTGYRVTAKGTDLEFALGFSHPVLVPAPAGITFTVERPTLFHVAGIDKQQVGEVAANIRKIRPPEPYKGKGVKYQGEVIRRKAGKAGKK; encoded by the coding sequence ATGTCGCGAATTGGACGTAAGTCGATCCCGGTACCAGCCGGCGTCGACATCACGATCGACGGGCAGACCGTCAAGGTCAAGGGCCCGAAGGGCCAGCTCCAGCACACCCTCGCCGAGCCGATCACGATCGAGCGGGCCGAGGACGGGCAGCTGAGCGTCAACCGCCCGAACGACGAGCGCAAGGCCAAGGAACTGCACGGCCTGAGCCGTACGCTGGTAGCCAACATGATCGTTGGCGTGACCGAGGGCTACCGCAAGAGCCTGGAGATCGCCGGCACCGGTTACCGGGTCACCGCCAAGGGCACGGACCTCGAGTTCGCGCTCGGGTTCTCGCACCCGGTGCTGGTTCCCGCACCGGCGGGCATCACCTTCACGGTGGAGCGGCCGACCCTGTTCCACGTGGCCGGCATCGACAAGCAGCAGGTCGGTGAGGTCGCCGCCAACATCCGGAAGATCCGCCCGCCGGAGCCCTACAAGGGCAAGGGCGTCAAGTACCAGG
- the rplD gene encoding 50S ribosomal protein L4 → MTTVDVRTVEGSTSGSVELPADIFDVQANVALMHQVVVAQLAAARQGTHKTKTRGEVAGGGKKPYKQKGTGRARQGSIRAPQFAGGGVVHGPVPRDYSQRTPKKMKAAALRGALSDRARAGQVHVVEAFVSGEKPSTKAALATLTQLTEARRVLVVLSSTDELNWVSLRNEPRVHLIESGQLNTYDVLVADDVVFTKDALDEFLGVPAETTEEGGK, encoded by the coding sequence GTGACCACCGTTGACGTGCGCACCGTCGAAGGCAGCACCAGCGGCTCCGTCGAGCTGCCGGCTGACATCTTCGACGTGCAGGCCAACGTCGCGCTGATGCACCAGGTCGTGGTGGCCCAGCTCGCGGCGGCCCGACAGGGCACGCACAAGACCAAGACCCGCGGCGAGGTCGCCGGCGGCGGCAAGAAGCCGTACAAGCAGAAGGGCACCGGTCGCGCCCGGCAGGGCTCGATCCGCGCGCCGCAGTTCGCCGGCGGTGGCGTGGTGCACGGTCCCGTGCCGCGCGACTACAGCCAGCGGACCCCGAAGAAGATGAAGGCCGCCGCGCTGCGGGGTGCCCTCTCCGACCGGGCCCGCGCCGGGCAGGTGCACGTCGTCGAGGCGTTCGTCTCGGGCGAGAAGCCGTCGACCAAGGCGGCCCTGGCCACGCTGACCCAGCTCACCGAGGCCCGTCGGGTCCTGGTCGTGCTGAGCAGCACCGACGAGCTGAACTGGGTGTCGCTGCGCAACGAGCCGCGGGTGCACCTGATCGAGTCCGGCCAGCTCAACACGTATGACGTGCTGGTGGCCGACGACGTGGTCTTCACCAAGGACGCCCTGGACGAGTTCCTGGGCGTGCCCGCCGAGACCACCGAGGAGGGTGGCAAGTGA
- the rplE gene encoding 50S ribosomal protein L5, producing MTTATEKTMPRLKERYRNEIVAQLREQHSYGNPMQVPRLVKIVVNMGVGEAARDAKLIDGAVRDLATITGQKPQVRRATKSIAQFKLREGMPIGAKVTLRGDRMWEFLDRLLSIALPRIRDFRGLDGRKLDGHGNYTFGLTEQSVFHEIDQDRIDRQRGMDITVVTTATTDDEGRALLKLLGFPFKEN from the coding sequence ATGACCACGGCTACCGAAAAGACCATGCCGCGCCTCAAGGAGCGGTACCGCAACGAGATCGTGGCCCAGCTGCGTGAGCAGCACAGCTACGGCAACCCCATGCAGGTGCCGCGGCTGGTCAAGATCGTCGTCAACATGGGTGTCGGCGAGGCTGCTCGCGACGCCAAGCTGATCGACGGCGCGGTCCGCGACCTCGCCACGATCACCGGCCAGAAGCCGCAGGTGCGGCGGGCGACCAAGTCCATCGCGCAGTTCAAGCTCCGCGAGGGCATGCCGATCGGCGCGAAGGTCACCCTTCGCGGCGACCGGATGTGGGAGTTCCTGGACCGGCTGCTGTCCATCGCGCTGCCGCGTATCCGTGACTTCCGCGGTCTCGACGGGCGCAAGCTCGACGGGCACGGCAACTACACGTTCGGTCTGACCGAGCAGTCGGTGTTCCACGAGATCGACCAGGACCGGATCGATCGCCAGCGGGGCATGGACATCACGGTGGTCACCACCGCCACGACCGACGACGAGGGCCGGGCGCTGCTCAAGCTCCTGGGCTTCCCGTTCAAGGAGAACTGA
- the rpsQ gene encoding 30S ribosomal protein S17, whose amino-acid sequence MTENTTTADARARRKVREGLVVSDKMDKTVVVEVEDRVRHALYGKIMRRTSKLKVHDEQNAAGTGDRVLIMETRPLSATKRWRIVEILEKAK is encoded by the coding sequence ATGACCGAGAACACCACCACCGCCGACGCGCGGGCCCGCCGTAAGGTTCGTGAGGGCCTGGTGGTCAGCGACAAGATGGACAAGACCGTCGTGGTCGAGGTCGAGGACCGGGTTCGGCACGCGTTGTACGGCAAGATCATGCGCCGTACCAGCAAGCTGAAGGTTCACGACGAGCAGAACGCCGCTGGCACCGGCGACCGGGTCCTGATCATGGAGACCCGGCCGCTGAGCGCCACCAAGCGTTGGCGGATCGTGGAGATCCTGGAAAAGGCCAAGTAG
- the rplV gene encoding 50S ribosomal protein L22, with the protein MPGKGDAPVLPGARAVARHVRISPMKARRVVNLVRGLPAKEALTVLQFAPQAASEQVYKVLASAIANAENNERLDPDALLVSEAFVDEGPTMKRFQPRAQGRAFRIRKRTCHITVAVEAVAPAAPRKAAAKKAAPATQAAPAEAQSKTEDAE; encoded by the coding sequence ATGCCAGGAAAGGGCGACGCTCCGGTGCTTCCGGGCGCGCGGGCGGTTGCGCGGCACGTGCGCATCTCGCCGATGAAGGCGCGCCGGGTGGTCAACCTCGTCCGCGGCCTGCCCGCGAAGGAGGCTCTCACGGTGCTGCAGTTCGCGCCGCAGGCTGCGAGCGAGCAGGTGTACAAGGTGCTCGCTAGCGCGATCGCCAACGCGGAGAACAACGAGCGGCTGGACCCCGACGCGCTGCTCGTGAGCGAGGCGTTCGTGGACGAGGGCCCGACGATGAAGCGGTTCCAGCCGCGGGCGCAGGGCCGGGCGTTCCGGATCCGCAAGCGCACCTGCCACATCACGGTGGCGGTCGAGGCGGTCGCGCCGGCAGCGCCGAGGAAGGCCGCGGCGAAGAAGGCCGCCCCGGCGACGCAGGCCGCACCGGCCGAAGCGCAGAGCAAGACGGAGGACGCCGAGTAA
- the rpsS gene encoding 30S ribosomal protein S19: MPRSLKKGPFVDDHLLKKVEVQNDKGSKNVIKTWSRRSTIIPEMLGHTIAVHDGRKHVPVFVTEAMVGHKLGEFALTRTFKGHEKDDRKSRRR; encoded by the coding sequence ATGCCTCGCAGCCTGAAGAAGGGCCCGTTCGTAGACGACCACCTGCTCAAGAAGGTGGAAGTGCAGAACGACAAGGGCTCGAAGAACGTGATCAAGACCTGGTCGCGGCGCTCGACGATCATCCCGGAGATGCTCGGGCACACGATCGCGGTGCACGACGGACGCAAGCACGTCCCGGTGTTCGTGACCGAGGCGATGGTCGGGCACAAGCTCGGCGAGTTCGCGCTGACCCGCACGTTCAAGGGTCACGAGAAGGACGACCGGAAGAGCCGTCGGCGCTGA
- the rplW gene encoding 50S ribosomal protein L23, whose translation MSTIADPRDIIVAPVVSEKSYSELNRNWYTFLVHPDANKTEIKIAIQQIFNVRVLTVNTLNRQGKRKRTKTGFGQRKATKRAIVKLADGDRIEAFGGPVS comes from the coding sequence GTGAGCACGATCGCCGACCCGCGCGACATCATCGTGGCGCCGGTCGTCTCGGAGAAGAGCTACAGCGAGCTGAACCGGAACTGGTACACCTTCCTGGTGCACCCGGACGCGAACAAGACCGAGATCAAGATCGCTATCCAGCAGATCTTCAACGTCCGCGTCCTGACGGTCAACACGCTCAACCGCCAGGGTAAGCGCAAGCGCACCAAGACCGGCTTCGGTCAGCGCAAGGCGACCAAGCGGGCGATCGTGAAGCTGGCTGACGGTGACCGTATCGAGGCCTTCGGCGGCCCGGTCAGCTGA
- a CDS encoding type Z 30S ribosomal protein S14 produces the protein MAKKALIIKAAAKPKFSVRAYTRCQRCGRPKAVYRKFGLCRVCLREMAHRGELPGVSKASW, from the coding sequence ATGGCCAAGAAGGCGCTGATCATCAAGGCGGCCGCGAAGCCGAAGTTCTCGGTTCGCGCGTACACCCGCTGCCAGCGGTGCGGGCGCCCGAAGGCGGTCTACCGCAAGTTCGGTCTCTGCCGGGTGTGCCTCCGGGAGATGGCCCACCGCGGTGAGCTGCCGGGTGTGTCCAAGGCTTCCTGGTAA
- the tuf gene encoding elongation factor Tu, with product MAKAKFERTKPHVNIGTIGHIDHGKTTLTAAITKVLHDQHPDLNPYTPFDEIDKAPEEKARGITISIAHVEYQTEARHYAHVDCPGHADYIKNMITGAAQMDGAILVVAATDGPMPQTREHVLLARQVGVPYIVVALNKSDMVDDEELLELVELEVRELLSSQEYPGDDLPVVRVSALKALEGDPEWTGKLLDLMTAVDTSIPQPERDVDKPFLMPVEDVFTITGRGTVVTGRVERGVLLPNEDVELVGIREKSFKTKVTAIEMFRKTLDDARAGENVGLLLRGTKRDEVERGMVVVKPGSNTPHTEFEATVYILSKEEGGRHTPFFQNYRPQFYFRTTDVTGVVTLPEGTEMVMPGDNTTMTVKLIQPIAMEENLKFAIREGGRTVGAGFVTKIMK from the coding sequence GTGGCGAAGGCGAAGTTCGAGCGGACTAAGCCGCACGTCAACATCGGCACCATTGGTCACATCGACCACGGTAAGACGACGCTGACGGCGGCCATCACCAAGGTCCTGCATGACCAGCACCCGGACCTGAACCCTTACACGCCGTTCGACGAGATCGACAAGGCGCCGGAGGAGAAGGCCCGCGGCATCACGATCTCGATCGCGCACGTCGAGTACCAGACCGAGGCGCGGCACTACGCGCACGTCGACTGCCCCGGCCACGCGGACTACATCAAGAACATGATCACCGGTGCCGCGCAGATGGACGGCGCGATCCTGGTGGTCGCGGCGACCGACGGCCCGATGCCGCAGACCCGCGAGCACGTGCTGCTGGCCCGTCAGGTCGGTGTGCCGTACATCGTCGTGGCGCTCAACAAGAGCGACATGGTCGACGACGAGGAGCTCCTGGAGCTCGTCGAGCTCGAGGTCCGCGAGCTGCTCTCCTCGCAGGAGTACCCGGGTGACGACCTGCCGGTCGTCCGGGTTTCGGCGCTGAAGGCCCTCGAGGGTGACCCCGAGTGGACCGGCAAGCTCCTCGACCTGATGACCGCGGTCGACACCTCGATCCCGCAGCCGGAGCGCGATGTTGACAAGCCGTTCCTGATGCCGGTCGAGGACGTGTTCACGATCACCGGTCGTGGCACCGTCGTCACCGGTCGCGTGGAGCGCGGCGTTCTCCTGCCGAACGAGGATGTTGAGCTCGTTGGCATCCGGGAGAAGAGCTTCAAGACCAAGGTCACCGCGATCGAGATGTTCCGGAAGACCCTGGACGACGCCCGCGCAGGCGAGAACGTCGGCCTGCTGCTGCGTGGCACCAAGCGCGACGAGGTCGAGCGCGGCATGGTCGTGGTGAAGCCGGGCTCGAACACCCCGCACACGGAGTTCGAGGCGACGGTCTACATCCTCTCCAAGGAGGAGGGCGGCCGGCACACCCCGTTCTTCCAGAACTACCGTCCGCAGTTCTACTTCCGGACCACGGACGTCACCGGTGTCGTCACTCTCCCCGAGGGCACCGAGATGGTCATGCCGGGTGACAACACCACCATGACGGTGAAGCTGATCCAGCCCATCGCCATGGAGGAGAACCTCAAGTTCGCGATCCGCGAGGGTGGCCGCACCGTCGGCGCCGGGTTCGTCACCAAGATCATGAAGTGA
- the rpmC gene encoding 50S ribosomal protein L29, with amino-acid sequence MAAGVKATELRELSEEELVTKLREAKAELFNLRVQAATGQLDNNRRLQVIRREIARIYTIMRERELGLSAAPTEVTAS; translated from the coding sequence ATGGCAGCGGGCGTTAAGGCGACCGAGCTGCGTGAGCTCTCCGAGGAGGAGCTGGTCACGAAGCTGCGGGAGGCCAAGGCGGAGCTGTTCAACCTCCGCGTGCAGGCCGCAACTGGGCAGCTGGACAACAACCGGCGGCTGCAGGTCATCCGTCGGGAGATCGCCCGGATCTACACGATCATGCGCGAGCGCGAGCTGGGGCTCTCGGCCGCGCCGACTGAGGTGACTGCATCATGA
- the rplX gene encoding 50S ribosomal protein L24: MTVKVKKGDTVVVIAGKDKGAKGKVIAAYPRQDKVLVEGVNRVKKHTRISTTQRGAKTGGIVTQEAPIHVSNVQVLDSDGKPTRVGYRIDDNGQKVRIARSTGKDL; the protein is encoded by the coding sequence GTGACCGTGAAGGTCAAGAAGGGCGACACGGTCGTCGTCATCGCCGGCAAGGACAAGGGTGCCAAGGGCAAGGTCATCGCGGCCTACCCGCGGCAGGACAAGGTCCTGGTCGAGGGCGTGAACCGGGTCAAGAAGCACACCCGCATCAGCACCACCCAGCGTGGCGCCAAGACCGGCGGCATCGTCACCCAGGAGGCCCCGATCCACGTCTCGAACGTGCAGGTCCTGGACTCCGACGGCAAGCCGACCCGCGTCGGTTACCGGATCGACGACAACGGCCAGAAGGTCCGCATCGCGCGTAGCACCGGTAAGGACCTGTGA
- the rplB gene encoding 50S ribosomal protein L2, whose translation MAIRKYKPTTPGRRGSSVADFAEITRSTPEKSLLAPLPKKGGRNAHGRITTRHHGGGHKRQYRLIDFKRVDKDGVPAKVAHIEYDPNRTARIALLHYADGEKRYILAPKDMKQGDRVESGPGADIKPGNNLPLRNIPVGTTIHNVELRPGGGAKLARSAGVGIQLLGREGVYATLRMPSGEIRRVDVRCRASVGEIGNADQSNINWGKAGRMRWKGKRPTVRGVAMNPVDHPHGGGEGKTSGGRHPVNPQGKPEGRTRRKGQPSDRLIVRRRYATRKRG comes from the coding sequence ATGGCTATCCGTAAGTACAAGCCGACGACGCCGGGCCGACGTGGCTCCAGTGTCGCCGACTTCGCCGAGATCACCCGGTCCACGCCGGAGAAGTCGCTGCTGGCTCCGCTGCCGAAGAAGGGCGGGCGTAACGCCCACGGCCGGATCACCACGCGGCACCACGGTGGCGGTCACAAGCGCCAGTACCGTCTGATCGACTTCAAGCGGGTCGACAAGGACGGCGTGCCGGCGAAGGTCGCTCACATCGAGTACGACCCGAACCGCACGGCGCGCATCGCGCTGCTGCACTACGCCGACGGCGAGAAGCGGTACATCCTCGCGCCGAAGGACATGAAGCAGGGCGACCGCGTCGAGTCCGGCCCGGGCGCCGACATCAAGCCGGGTAACAACCTGCCGCTGCGCAACATCCCGGTCGGTACCACGATCCACAACGTGGAGCTGCGTCCGGGTGGCGGGGCCAAGTTGGCCCGTTCCGCCGGCGTCGGCATCCAGCTGCTCGGCCGTGAGGGCGTGTACGCGACCCTGCGTATGCCGTCCGGCGAGATCCGGCGGGTGGACGTGCGCTGCCGCGCCAGCGTCGGCGAGATCGGCAACGCCGATCAGTCGAACATCAACTGGGGTAAGGCCGGCCGTATGCGGTGGAAGGGCAAGCGCCCGACCGTCCGTGGTGTCGCCATGAACCCGGTCGACCACCCGCACGGTGGTGGTGAGGGTAAGACCTCCGGTGGTCGCCACCCGGTCAACCCGCAGGGTAAGCCCGAGGGCCGTACCCGCCGTAAGGGCCAGCCGAGTGACCGGCTGATCGTCCGCCGTCGCTACGCCACGCGTAAGCGCGGCTGA